A genomic window from Solanum dulcamara chromosome 11, daSolDulc1.2, whole genome shotgun sequence includes:
- the LOC129872804 gene encoding uncharacterized protein LOC129872804, with translation MEEARSRKLGGSLKVPNVQQLAKQQLAAVPPRYIRNDIENQSHSSIVILPQVPVIDMKKLLEIGDDDDTELNRFHLACQEWGFFQLVNHGVSSSLMEKVKSETRAFFDLPMEEKKKFEQEEGDLEGYGQAFVVSEEQKLDWADILYMITLPTHLRKPHLFPKLPPSLRDALEQYTIALKELAMKILYTMARTLGMKAEDMNVLFEEDATQMMRINYYPPCPQPELVMGLCPHTDSIGLTILLQVNETEGLQIKKDGAWIPVPYRPDAFVINIGDILEIVTNGIYKSIEYRAIVNEDKERISIATFLSPKLDKTIEEYAEEIKELSMKVLKMLGKALGIDEEEVKSLFEEGMQSMRMNYYPTCPQPDNVMGICPHSDASALTILLQVNETQGLQIKKDGIWIPVLPLPNAFVVNVGDAFEIFSNGIYRSVEHRSVVNSEKERISVATFHSPRLDSACREWGFFQVINHGVSGTLVEKVKKDTQDFFNLPPKEKEMLKQVDGDMDGYGQAFVVSEEQKLDWADMFFLTTLPTYFRKQHIFSHLPQPFRRTVELYAAELKKLALKMIDFVAKALNMDEEYIRELFGEGMQSMRMNYYPACPQPEKVIGLTPHSDAVGLTILLQLNQMEGLQIKKDGLWIPISPLPNAFIINIGDILEIVTNGAYRSIEHRAMVNSEKERLSIATFYNTKLDGQICPAPSIISAKNPAKFRSIGAADYFRGLFSRKLDKKSYLDVMRIENFENPAS, from the exons ATGGAAGAAGCAAGGTCGAGAAAGCTAGGTGGCTCTCTGAAAGTGCCTAATGTTCAACAACTTGCAAAGCAACAATTAGCAGCCGTTCCGCCGCGATATATTCGTAATGATATCGAAAATCAATCACATTCTTCCATAGTTATATTGCCTCAAGTTCCAGTTATTGACATGAAAAAACTGCTAGAAATTGGAGATGATGATGATACAGAGCTTAACAGGTTTCATCTTGCTTGCCAAGAATGGGGATTTTTCCAG CTGGTGAATCACGGAGTGAGTTCATCATTGATGGAGAAAGTGAAGTCAGAAACCAGAGCATTTTTCGATCTACCAatggaagagaagaagaaatttgAGCAAGAAGAAGGAGATCTCGAAGGATATGGGCAAGCCTTTGTTGTATCTGAAGAACAAAAATTAGATTGGGCTGACATACTTTACATGATCACTCTCCCTACTCATTTGAGAAAGCCTCACTTGTTTCCAAAGCTTCCCCCTTCACTCAG GGATGCGCTGGAACAATACACAATAGCACTCAAGGAGCTTGCTATGAAAATTCTCTACACAATGGCAAGAACTTTAGGGATGAAAGCAGAGGATATGAATGTACTATTTGAAGAAGACGCGACACAAATGATGAGAATAAATTATTACCCACCTTGTCCTCAACCCGAGCTTGTAATGGGCTTATGCCCTCACACTGATTCTATTGGTTTAACCATACTCCTTCAAGTTAATGAAACTGAAGGCCTTCAAATTAAGAAAGATGGAGCTTGGATTCCTGTTCCATATCGTCCTGATGCATTTGTTATCAACATTGGAGACATTTTAGAG ATTGTTACAAATGGAATTTACAAGAGCATCGAATATCGAGCCATCGTTAACGAGGACAAGGAGAGGATCTCGATTGCTACATTTTTGAGCCCCAAATTGGATA AAACGATTGAAGAGTACGCGGAAGAAATAAAGGAGCTAAGCATGAAAGTTTTGAAAATGTTGGGTAAAGCTTTGGggattgatgaagaagaagtgaAGAGTCTTTTTGAAGAAGGGATGCAATCAATGAGGATGAATTACTATCCAACATGTCCACAACCAGACAACGTAATGGGCATTTGCCCTCACTCTGATGCCTCTGCTTTAACTATCCTTCTTCAAGTCAATGAAACTCAAGGTcttcaaattaaaaaagatgGAATTTGGATTCCTGTTTTACCCCTTCCTAATGCTTTTGTAGTCAATGTTGGAGATGCTTTTGAG attttctcaaatggaatTTACAGAAGCGTAGAGCATAGATCTGTGGTGAACTCAGAAAAAGAAAGGATTTCAGTGGCAACATTTCATAGTCCAAGATTG GATTCTGCTTGCAGAGAATGGGGATTTTTCCAG GTGATAAACCATGGAGTGAGTGGTACATTAGTTGAGAAAGTAAAAAAGGATACTCAAGATTTCTTCAACCTGCCaccaaaagaaaaggaaatgttGAAGCAAGTGGATGGTGATATGGATGGTTATGGACAAGCTTTTGTTGTTTCTGAGGAACAGAAACTTGACTGGGCTGATATGTTTTTCTTGACAACCCTCCCTACTTATTTCAGAAAACAACATATTTTCTCCCACCTCCCTCAACCATTCAG AAGAACAGTGGAACTATATGCAGCTGAATTGAAAAAACTGGCTTTAAAGATGATTGATTTTGTAGCAAAAGCATTGAATATGGATGAAGAATACATAAGGGAACTGTTTGGAGAAGGAATGCAATCAATGAGGATGAATTACTATCCTGCATGTCCACAACCAGAGAAAGTGATAGGACTCACTCCTCATTCAGATGCAGTAGGCCTTACAATTctccttcaactcaaccaaatggAAGGACTTCAAATCAAGAAAGATGGCCTGTGGATTCCTATTAGTCCTCTTCCTAATGCTTTCATTATCAACATTGGTGATATCTTGGAG ATAGTGACTAATGGAGCCTACCGTAGCATTGAGCACAGGGCAATGGTTAACAGCGAAAAGGAAAGACTCTCAATTGCAACATTTTACAACACAAAACTTGACGGACAAATTTGTCCTGCTCCGAGCATCATTTCTGCTAAAAATCCAGCAAAGTTCAGAAGTATTGGAGCTGCAGATTATTTCAGAGGTTTATTTTCTCGGAAACTTGATAAGAAATCGTACTTAGATGTTATGagaattgaaaattttgagaatCCAGCAAGTTGA